The Triticum aestivum cultivar Chinese Spring chromosome 5A, IWGSC CS RefSeq v2.1, whole genome shotgun sequence genomic sequence tacccaaaagagactgttgggtacaccttctatcacagatccgaaggcaagacatttgtcgctaagaatggatcctttctagagaaggagtttctctcgaaagaagtgagtgggaggaaagtagaacttgatgaggtaactgtacctgctcccttattggatagtagtacatcgcagaaacaggtttctgtgacacctacaccaattagtgaggaagctaatgataatgatcatgaaacttcagaacaagttactactgaactcgtagatcaaccagagtaagatccgcactagagtggtacggtaatcctgttctggaagtcatgctattagatcatgatgaacctgcgaactatgaagaagcaatggtgagcccagatttcgcaaaatggctcgaagccatgaaatctgagatgggatccatgtatgaaaacaaagtatggactttggttgacttgcccaatgatcggcaagcaattgagaataaatggatcttcaagaagaagactgacgctaacggtaatgttactgtctacaaagctcgacttgtcgcaaaaggttttcgacaagttcaagggattgactacgatgagacattctcacccgtagcgatgcttaagtctgtccgaatcatgttagcaattgccgcattttatgattatgaaatttggcagatggatgtcaaaactgcattcctgaatggatttctggaagaagagttgtatatgatgcagccggaaggttttgtcgatccaaagggagctaacaaagtgtgcaagctccagcgatccatttatggactggtgcaagcctctcggagttggaataaacgctttgatagtgtgatcaaagcatttggttttgtacagacttttagagaagcctgtatttacaagaaagtgagtgggagctctgtagcatttctgatattatatgtagatgacatattactaatcggaaattatatagaatttctggatagcataaagggatacttgaataagagtttttcgatgaaagacctcggtgaagctgcttacatattaggcattaagatctatagagatagatcaagacgcttaattggactttcacaaagaacataccttgacaaaattttgaaaaagttcaaaatggatcaagcaaagaaaggattcttgcctatgttacaaggtgtgaaattgagtaagactcaatgcccgaccaatgcagaagatagagagaaaatgaaagatgttccctatgctttagccataggctctatcatgtatgcaatgttgtgtaccagacctgatgtgtgtcttgctataagtctagcagggaggtaccaaagtaatccaggagtggatcactagacagcggtcaagaacatcctgaaatacctgaaaaggactaaggatatgtttctcatatatggaggtgaaaaagagctcatcgtaaatggttacgttgatgcaagctttgacactgatccggacgattctaaatcgcaaaccggatatgtgtttacattaaatggtggagctgtcagttggtgcagttctaaacaaagcgttgtggcgggatctacacgtgaagcggagtacatagctgcttcggaagcagcaaacgaaggagtctggatgaaggagttcatatccgatctaggtgtcatacctagtgcatcgggtccaatgaaaatcttttgtgacaatactgatgcaattgccttggcaaaggaatccagatttcacaagagaaccaagcacatcaagagacgtttcaattccatccgggatctagtccaggtgggagacatagagatttgcaagatacatacggatctgaatgttgcagacccattgacgaagcctcttccacgagcaaaacatgatcagcaccaaagctctatgggtgttagaatcattactgtgtaatctagattattgactctagtgcaagtgggagactgaaggaaatatgacctagaggcaataataaagttattatttatttccttatttcatgataaatgtttattattcatgctagaattgtattaaccagaaacataatacatgtgtgaatacataggcaaacagagtgtcactagtatgccaccacttgactagctcattaatcaaagatggttatgtttcctaaccatgaacaaaagagttgttatttgattaatgagatcacatcattagaagaatgatgtgattgacatgacccattccattagcttagcacccgatcgtttagtatgttgctattgctttcttcatgacttatacatgttcctatgactatgagattatgcaactcccgtttgccggaggaacacttttgtgtgctaccaaacgtcacaacgtaactgggtgattataaaggtgctctacaggtgtctccaaaggtacatgttgggttggcgtatttcgagattaggaattgtcactccgattgtcggagaggtatctctgggccctctcggtaatgcacatcacctaagccttgcaagcaatgcaactaatgagttagttgcgagatgatgtattacaaaacgagtaaagagacttgccggtaacgagattgaactaggtattgagataccgacgatcaaatctcgggcaagtaacataccgatgacaaagggaacaacgtatgttgttatgcggtctgaccgataaaagatcttcgtagaatatgtgggagccaatatgagcatccaggttccgctattggttattgaccggagacgtgtctcggtcatgtctacattgttctcgaacccgtagggtccgcacgcttaaggttttgatgacagttatattatgagtttattagttttgatgtaccaaagttagttcggagtcccggatttgatcacggacataacgaggagtcttgaaatggtcgagacataaagatttatatattggacgactatattcggacaccggaagtgttccggatgatttcggagaaaaccggagtgccggagggttaccggaaccccccccccccccggagaagtaatgggacatatgggccttagtggagagagagaagggcagacAGGGTGGGCCGtgtgcctcctccccctggtccgaattggactaggagaggggggggggcggcgcccccctttccttctccctccccacttccttccccctcctaggaggaggactcctccttggtgcgccatagggccggccgacctcctccccttgctcctttatatacaggggcagggggcacccctagacaaacaagttgatccacgtgatcattttcttagccatgtgcggtgcccgcttccaccataatcctcgataatattgtagtagtgcttaggcgaagccctgcgacagttaaacatcaagatcgtcaccacaccgtcgtgctgacggaactctttcccgacactttgctggatcggagtccagggatcgtcatcgagctgaacgtgtgttgaaactcggaggtgccgtagtttcggtgcttggatcggtcggatcgtgaagacgtacgactacatcaaccgcgttgtcataacgcttccgctgtcggtctacaagggtacgtagatcacactctcccctcgttgctatacatcaccatgatcttgcgtgtgcgtaggaatttttttgaaattactacgttccccaacaatgttttGATGTGAGCTATACAAAAAAAGAACATTTCTTTTGTAATGGATAGTACATGTACTAGAAATAGACAAATTTGTAATTTCTGTGTAACTCATCTAAAAATATATTCCACCATAAAACTTTACATACAAGTAGTATACATCCATATGTATGTGTGTattttttttcaggattttttgaaagcaatttgatttctgaaattttcaaattttgggctccatggagctcgagcTCCATTAGCAATTTCCGTTTGACCAATAAATTATTTGAGTTTTTCATCTGTGCTAATTTTGAATACCGCCAATAAATCCATCCCTGATACCCAAATCTAACAAATGGGCTACACCAGTTAGTGgccactttttatttatttttacccCGCCCCTCTATCTCTCTTTTCGGTGTGCGGCCACATGCGTAACTCTTCGACCCGCTAGTGACGGTAGCGTAAACCAATGGGTAGACAGGGAGGCACCATAGAGCAGCGGCCCCGATCAGGGACCCGGGGAGGCACGGGTAGAGGAGGCATCGTGCACCGTGCTTGCTGGCATGTCTGAATGGGAGTTGGGGAAGCGCGGGCGTGCGGGCAGTGTGTCTACAACAACGACCCGGTGAGCACCGGAGCCGCGAGCGGCATGGACAGTGGGGAGGCACGAGAGGCGTTTGACGGTGAGGAGGCACGCCGGAGCGTCAGCGGGTGAACGTCGAGCCAAGAAGGCGCATGCGGTCTAGCAGGGGGTCCGCAGCGGCGACCTAGTGGGCGCCGATGGTGGAGGGCGGCATCGAATGTCAGGCCAAGCCCGAGGCGTAAGTCCGTGTCAATTGATTTCCACCAATGTGGATGTGATTATAGATCAACTCCCTCTATAAAGGGGAGTTGAGGTATTTTTCTGCgatcatgattttttttgtgggGGGAGGGCAGGAAGGGGTCTATTGGAGCAAGATTTTTTGGTCCAACTCCCCCTATACCAGAAGTTTCTTGTGACAAGTCCTTTAAAATTTAAACACCGCCTACGTTGATCAAGTCATCCTATGATATATTTTTCAAGGAAGGAGCCCAGGAAATATGTATTGACTATCCAAAACCGCGGAGGGTAGGACAAGCCAACCCCCTTTGTTGAGAAGAAGAGCTCACCAGTCGAAGAGGAAATTTTCGCAGGTGGTTGAAAGGCTACGATAGATTAGTTGGGGATTGGGGTAGGCTTAGGTATGTTTGGGGAAGAGGCAATGACAATGCCATGGCCATTTGCTAGCAGGATACTAGTTCCTGTGAAACGTTGTTGCGGTAGGAAGTAGTTTCTTGAATTATATCATTTTGTGAAAACCTGAGACTATTATAAAAGTTCACCAAAAGCACAAAGCAAAcccaaacataataaaaaattatatcaaTGTTGCTAGACAACCGAATGACAACTACTAATGCCAGAATGAGCTGGCGGCGTGCCAATGTCATCCCTCCCATGCTAGAGCTGGCCTGACTTTTTCAATAAGAGTCGGGAAGTCTCTGTTCATGTGTCCCTACGGACCAGCGCCCTACAGCCACAATTGTCGTTGTTGAGCCCTTGAATCGATCAAATGCGGTTGACACCAGATCTCGCCACTGCACATgcatgacgagaaaccctaacctcgtcgTCCAAAGGAGATGACAAGAATCTACATTGCAACTTCGCCAACTCCATCCCGAGGGATAGATTCGAAGAGGATCGAAGCTGAGAAGACGACTTGAAGATGAAGCGCCACCACTGCAAAGGCTAAAAAGTCTAACCTAAACTACTAGCTAAAGCCGAGGTACCAGTGTTGCCCTCCGTGCCACCAGCCGGCAGAGTGGCAGGTAGAGGGGAGGGGAATTCACGTTTGGTCGGCGGAGATACATAGTAGTTTCTTGAAATTAATGTGGAGTTCAGTGGCATTGGCAAAGTCATCAAGAGTTTTCAGAGTTATCACGGTTTGTGGTGTTGCCCCAGCTAGGATTAGGGTGTCCTCGGCGAATCGTACCATGGGGCAGGAGGGTGAGGACGTCAGCAACTATGATGGAATTTGCTGTTGGTACGAAATTTCTTTAAATGGGCATTTCCAGTGCACCGTAACCCTAAGGAAGCAGAGTAATAATTTGCTCTGGAGAACCTCGTACCAAGCAATGAAAGCACACAAACGTAATCATTTTAGTACAGCAGAACCACTGCTTCGGCCGTAAAATTGCCTAATGGTGTCAGCCTCGTACTTGTCACGACAATATTAGTATTTGTCTGCAAAACATTGGACACCTTGTCATAGAAAAACGAAGTTGAATGCCACACGCACGTACTCTACGTATAGTATACACAGGCAGAAGGAACTAAGCACCCCGTTCCCCTCTTGACCCGCTCCATTGTTCAAAATCTAAACCAAGTTGTGATTTGAATTAGGATTAAGTATAAATCCTGCACTCAACCACCTCATATCTTCCCTCTATTTAAGCAGTCTCGGGCTCTCAGCCCATACCACCATTCCGCAGAGTCATCACGAGCAAAAGAAGAAACCCATACCACCACCCGGCCAGCTGATTGCTAGCTTCCACGCACGTCTCCGACGATCGAGCCGGCTAAGCCTCCCTATATGGCGTCCGAGCAGCTGCTGCCCGCCGTGCCGAGGTGGAGGCCGAGCCCGCCGCGGGAGCAGAGCCGTCCCGGCCACGCCGCAGACGACGAGGGCCCGTCCGACACGGCCTCTGACGTCCTCGGCGGCTCCCTGCGCAGCACCGACGGCTTCCCTTTCGGCAGCGGGAGCTCgttcccgccgccgccgttcgctccgATGCCGGTGACCCTGCCGCGGTCGCGGACCTCCTCGTCGCTCGAGATCAGCGTGGAGAACGGCGCCGGCGCCGTGCCCGCCGTGCTTCGCGAGACGTCGTTGCGCCGAGTTGATCAGGGCGTCGTGCTTTCCTGGGAGGACTTGTGGGTGTCGGCGGCCGGCGGCAAGGCCGGCCGCGTCCCCATCCTGCGCGGCCTCAACGGCTATGCGCGCCCCGGCGAGGTCCTCGCCATCATGGGCCCCTCCGGCTGCGGCAAATCCACCCTTCTGGACGCTCTAGCAGGTTGGTACAGCCGTATACATGCTCGTGAATAATACTACTCCTATACAATATCGTATGCGGGCTGGCCTTCGCTAGTCAGACAGCCAGCCTTCCTGATAAACTACTCGAAAGATTTTGTTCGCCAGCTAGCGTCGTAGCGACTCGTACAATTAGTATCTAGATATTATAATTTTTGCGGTGAGAAGATTAAAGAATTAATTACGACGAGCTTCCGTGGTACAAAATTACAGGAAGGCTAGGCTCTGGTGTCAGCCAGAAGGGAGACATCTTGATCAATGGCCGGAGGCAGAAGCTATCCTACGGAACATCGGTAAGCCTAGTGCATGCACGGATGAGCTATTTCAATTCGGAGAATCTCATTTTCATTCGGGTTGATCGTGAACGAACGCACTCTATCAATTATGTTAGTTAATCAACGCATCCTTTGCGTGTTGCAGGCGTACGTGACGCAGGACGACGTGCTGATGACGACGTTGACGGTGCGGGAGGCCGTGCGCTACTCGGCGTCGCTGCAGCTGCCGAGCGGCAtgtcggcggcggcgaagcgggAGCGGGCGGAAGAGACGCTGCGGGAGATGGGGCTGGAGGGCGCGGCGGACACGCGCATCGGCGGGTGGATGCACAAGGGGATCAGCGGCGGCCAGCGGCGCCGGGTCAGCATCTGCATGGAGATCCTCACCCGGCCGGCGCTGCTGTTCCTGGACGAGCCCACCAGCGGCCTCGACAGCGCCGCCTCCTTCCACGTCGTCAGCCGGATCGCCAGGCTCGCCCGCCGGGAGGGCATGACCGTCGTCGCCGCCGTGCACCAGCCCAGCACTGAGGTCTACGGCCTCTTCCACGGGCTCTGCCTCCTCGCCTACGGCAAGACCGTCTTCTTCGGTCCCGCCGCCGAGACCAACCAGGTACGTCTGTACATACTGTTGTATGCGTGCGTACGTATGTACGTATGAATACGTGCACAGTGCTGTTGATTGTTGCATGTTGCTGTTGCTATCGTATGTACGTGTTTGGACTTTGGACATGATCGCGACCCTAGTAGGCGTATTCACAGTTTCACACTGGACGGTGGTAATACAAATTATTTGATCTTTAGGCTTGGATCTGTTGGTGAGATCATATGATCAATCTATAAAACATATACTGATTTTTTAGCACATACCTATGGGTGTATATCTGCAAGTCCAAAATATTTCAGCCAAAATTTTGATCTAAAtctagagaaataaataaaaaatcttCTGTAAGTAATATCACCTTTGGTTGGGTAATTGGGTACACCATTCATAGCTTATTTAACTTAGTTATCCACCCACAACAGAATTGCACTAAAATATTTCAGAAAAATACATTATTAACTTTCAAAGAGATCACAATTGCCAAAGAAGTACCGTACGACGGCAGTAATTATGCGCTCCCTTCAGTAACAAAAATAAGATATTTTaaatatttcaattttttttcaaccgGGAATCCCTTTCCATTAATTACTCAACAGAAAGATAACAAAGTTCAATTTGAATATTTTAATATAAACTATATACGAAATGAAATGAGTAAACAAATACAATGAAAAATGTATGTATACATCTAATATAAAGAAAAAAGATTATAACATCACTTCAGTTAGCAAGCATGACAACTTTGGTGGTTTAGTTTTTTTTATACAAAAACTTGCCGTGTGTCACTGGAATTTTTCATCCTTGCGTGACTGAAATTGTCATCGAAAAACGTTAGGACAAGAGTGTCACGAACctgacgtgtggcacttatcattagATTTTTTTaataacggagggagtattagaaaATGACTAGAGTTCGCCCGGAGAACAAGAGGAACAGTTTTAACTTGCAGAAGCAACATCACGTACGTACTGTGGAAAGATAGATCACGATATTAATCACTGTATATATGCACAGTTGGAACTGTGCTCGAGTCACTGGTAGGGACTAGGAGCACTGCACACGATCGATCCAAACCGCCGGGGAACATATATATGGACTGCGCCACGCACTGGGAACATTCGTTTTGGCAGGGAAGCTTACtcccaaaaagaataaaaaatcacACACGTTTGGCTGGCCACATGCATTGATCGATCAGTGCCGCCTAACTCAACTGCGGCATCGCGTTCATAGCACAGTGGCGAAGATGTGCTTGCATTCAGGACTGTTTTTTGAGTGGTGACAGCTGAGGCTGAAAGCTCGGTTTAGCTGTAGACGACTGTGGAGAGATCGTCTAGTACTCGTATTATAGGTAATCCACTGTGCCAAGCAAGTCTCCTGATACAACGAATTAATCGGTGTATTTTTTAGGAAGTATTAGGTGATAGTAATTTCATGGGGTGATTAAATTGACCACACGGTTTGACAAACACGCGTGTTTTCCTAGCTGACGGTGTGCCGGTCACGGAGGAGAAAAATGTGCCTCGGTCGGTCGGTCCGTAGGTACGGTAGATGGATAACTGAAGAAAATGATACTGCTAATCCTTTGACAAAACATGCCATGTGTTCCTATCTTCCTCACTTGCTGGACCTGGATTACTATAGTCAAAGTGCACAAGAAACTCTTGAAGCCACTGAGTTTTTTGTTACCTAataatttgtttgtttgtttgtttgtttgtttcagTTCTTCGCTTTGAGCGGGTTTCCTTGCCCGTCACTGATGAACCCTTCCGACCACTTCCTGAGGACCATCAACAAGGACTTCGACAATGTGAGCACATCGCCACCGTTCAATCAAAGGACCTTAATTATCTACTCTATATCTGAAATCTTCTTGGTGAATAGTATTCCTAACCATGCGCTTCATCAATTGATTCCTCAGGACATCGAGGAAGGCCTCGGCGGGAAGAAGACGACCACCGCCGAGAACATCGACGCGCTGGTGGTCTCCTACAAATCCTCCGTGTACATGGACAAGGTGACTCGGCAGATCGCTGACATACG encodes the following:
- the LOC123107189 gene encoding ABC transporter G family member 1, with the translated sequence MASEQLLPAVPRWRPSPPREQSRPGHAADDEGPSDTASDVLGGSLRSTDGFPFGSGSSFPPPPFAPMPVTLPRSRTSSSLEISVENGAGAVPAVLRETSLRRVDQGVVLSWEDLWVSAAGGKAGRVPILRGLNGYARPGEVLAIMGPSGCGKSTLLDALAGRLGSGVSQKGDILINGRRQKLSYGTSAYVTQDDVLMTTLTVREAVRYSASLQLPSGMSAAAKRERAEETLREMGLEGAADTRIGGWMHKGISGGQRRRVSICMEILTRPALLFLDEPTSGLDSAASFHVVSRIARLARREGMTVVAAVHQPSTEVYGLFHGLCLLAYGKTVFFGPAAETNQFFALSGFPCPSLMNPSDHFLRTINKDFDNDIEEGLGGKKTTTAENIDALVVSYKSSVYMDKVTRQIADIRGTVGEVVKMEGQQPSFLMQSLVLTKRSFINMYRDLGYYWLRFAIYIALCLCCGTIFYDIGHSYGSIQARGSMLMFVGAFLTFMAIGGFPSFVEDMKIFGRERLNGHYGVSSFVIANTVSATPYLLLISLVPGAMAYYLVGLQRSFDHFAYFALVLFMTMMLVEGLMMIVASAVPDFLMGIITGAGIQGVMMLNGGFFRLPHDLPKPVWRYPMYYVAFHKYANQGFYKNEFLGLTFPNNQVGGAATITGDEILREYWQVEMGYNKWVDLAVLFGMVILYRVLFLAIMKLTEKVKPMVNGLRFRSTQPSVHIADQGSEANGAM